One stretch of Paenibacillus sp. AN1007 DNA includes these proteins:
- a CDS encoding DUF418 domain-containing protein, protein MKRIALLDILRGFAIIGTLGTNIWIFAYLGDLNLVFGNALEPWWSSGDRLLQTIMLILVNGKFLGMLTLLFGAGMELKRQKAVREGYTWPGVYIWSCALLLLDGLLHYILVMEYDVLMSYAITGMIVSLIIHRSRRFILVMMWLAGSIHVIGVTGITALLAFESGAALNGMDTITQLYAAGTWWEQVMFRLNHFGFFRAESIAIIPLNVFLFLLGAMFMRTGVFSNDESGRLKRRKLMIAGLGIGIPLNLLLLIPGGIMDLWVRYISAPVLTLGYLGIIAYGMEKGIFDRLFQRFGEIGKMALSCYILQNIIASILFYGWGLRFGGRPSSLYILLIWAGICLLLMIFSHLWLRFYPLGPVEWLWRKLSISPVSKVTSRDTSI, encoded by the coding sequence ATGAAACGCATCGCCTTGCTCGACATCCTTCGGGGTTTTGCCATTATTGGAACTCTGGGAACGAACATCTGGATTTTTGCTTACCTTGGCGATCTGAACCTTGTGTTTGGAAATGCTCTTGAACCGTGGTGGAGTTCCGGGGACCGCTTGCTGCAGACGATTATGCTCATACTGGTGAACGGAAAATTTCTGGGCATGCTTACTTTGTTATTCGGGGCTGGTATGGAATTAAAACGACAAAAGGCCGTTCGTGAAGGATACACTTGGCCTGGTGTTTATATCTGGTCATGTGCACTTCTGCTCCTGGATGGTCTGCTGCATTACATTCTCGTAATGGAATATGATGTACTGATGAGTTATGCCATCACTGGCATGATTGTTTCCCTGATCATTCACCGTTCCCGGCGCTTCATCCTGGTTATGATGTGGCTCGCGGGGAGTATACATGTTATTGGCGTGACCGGGATTACAGCTCTGCTGGCATTCGAATCCGGCGCAGCCTTGAATGGTATGGATACGATTACGCAGCTCTACGCTGCCGGTACGTGGTGGGAGCAGGTCATGTTTCGGCTGAATCATTTCGGATTTTTCCGTGCTGAATCTATTGCTATCATCCCTCTGAATGTCTTCCTTTTCCTGCTGGGGGCGATGTTCATGCGAACAGGAGTGTTCTCCAACGACGAGTCTGGACGTCTCAAACGCCGAAAACTAATGATTGCCGGGCTGGGAATCGGTATTCCTCTGAATCTGCTCTTACTTATTCCCGGTGGAATCATGGATCTCTGGGTACGGTATATCAGTGCACCTGTGCTCACGCTTGGTTACCTTGGAATCATTGCCTACGGGATGGAGAAAGGTATATTTGACAGGCTGTTCCAGCGTTTCGGCGAGATTGGCAAGATGGCGCTGAGCTGTTACATTTTACAAAATATCATCGCCTCAATACTCTTCTATGGCTGGGGACTGAGATTCGGCGGACGCCCATCTTCCCTGTACATTCTGCTGATATGGGCCGGTATCTGCCTGTTATTGATGATCTTCTCTCATCTCTGGCTGCGCTTCTATCCACTTGGTCCGGTCGAATGGTTATGGCGCAAACTATCCATCTCTCCTGTATCCAAAGTTACGTCACGAGATACTTCTATATAA